A single Agrobacterium vitis DNA region contains:
- a CDS encoding recombinase family protein, whose translation MGAILGYARVSTGDQDVAGQTLRLEHAGAIKVFTDVKSGKSMDRPGLTDLIAYARAGDTLAIVRLDRLGRSLAELLEIVKMLRERQIDLLSLEEKIDTSSASGELIFHVFGAIAHFERRLISERTKDGIAAARAKGKKPGRQPLDLKKVEAAIKLIEAKTSPTEAARQLGLGRSTIYREMRRLGLSRPA comes from the coding sequence ATGGGGGCAATCCTCGGCTATGCACGTGTCTCGACCGGCGATCAGGATGTCGCGGGTCAGACGCTACGCCTTGAGCATGCCGGTGCAATCAAGGTGTTCACCGACGTGAAGTCCGGAAAGAGCATGGACCGGCCTGGTCTCACAGACCTGATTGCCTATGCTCGCGCTGGCGACACACTGGCGATCGTTCGGCTCGACCGCCTTGGCCGGTCGTTGGCTGAACTGCTCGAAATCGTGAAGATGCTCCGCGAGCGCCAGATCGACCTGTTGAGCCTGGAGGAAAAGATCGATACGTCTTCCGCCTCCGGCGAGCTTATCTTCCACGTATTCGGCGCCATCGCTCATTTTGAGCGACGGCTGATCTCGGAGCGGACGAAGGACGGTATCGCCGCAGCAAGGGCGAAGGGAAAGAAGCCTGGTCGCCAGCCACTTGACCTGAAGAAAGTCGAAGCCGCCATTAAACTCATCGAAGCAAAAACGTCGCCAACAGAAGCTGCACGGCAACTCGGGCTCGGGCGATCAACCATATACAGGGAAATGCGTCGCCTAGGTCTCAGCCGCCCTGCGTAA
- the folD gene encoding bifunctional methylenetetrahydrofolate dehydrogenase/methenyltetrahydrofolate cyclohydrolase FolD: protein MRAKIIDGKAYADGLADRITAAVPAFIEKTGRVPGLAVILVGSDPASEIYVRSKGRKTRELGMASFEHILPAETGQDELLELVKELNADNKVDGILVQLPLPAHIDELAVIQAIDPNKDVDGLHPESAGRLVSGRPGLVSCTPLGCLMLLRDQLGDLTGLDAIVIGRSILVGKPMGQLLLGANCTVTMAHSRTRNLADKVRQADIVVAAAGQAGMIKGDWIKPGATVIDVGTTKAVLDGKKRLLGDVDSSAALERASAITPVPGGVGPMTIMVLMHNTVLAAYNREGLPHLQLW from the coding sequence ATGCGCGCGAAAATCATTGATGGAAAAGCCTATGCTGACGGGCTGGCAGACCGAATAACTGCCGCCGTCCCAGCTTTTATAGAAAAGACCGGACGCGTGCCGGGTCTGGCAGTGATACTTGTTGGCAGTGATCCGGCCAGCGAAATCTATGTCCGAAGCAAGGGGCGGAAGACCCGGGAGCTCGGCATGGCCAGCTTCGAGCATATTCTTCCCGCCGAGACGGGCCAGGACGAACTCTTGGAACTCGTCAAAGAATTGAACGCCGATAATAAGGTAGACGGCATACTCGTACAGTTGCCGCTTCCCGCTCACATTGATGAGTTGGCGGTTATTCAGGCAATCGATCCGAATAAGGACGTTGATGGTCTCCACCCCGAAAGTGCCGGTCGTCTGGTCTCCGGGCGACCTGGGCTGGTCTCCTGTACCCCGCTCGGGTGCCTGATGCTGCTTCGTGATCAACTGGGCGATCTAACAGGGCTCGATGCAATCGTTATCGGTCGCTCTATCCTAGTCGGCAAGCCGATGGGACAGCTATTGTTGGGAGCGAACTGCACGGTAACAATGGCGCATTCTCGAACGCGAAACCTTGCTGACAAAGTGCGTCAGGCGGATATCGTGGTAGCAGCGGCGGGCCAAGCCGGGATGATCAAAGGTGATTGGATCAAGCCAGGGGCAACGGTGATCGATGTGGGAACCACGAAAGCAGTTTTGGATGGCAAAAAGCGGCTGCTGGGTGATGTGGATTCCTCAGCCGCTCTTGAGAGAGCCAGTGCCATTACACCAGTACCCGGAGGCGTTGGGCCAATGACGATTATGGTTCTAATGCACAACACTGTGTTGGCAGCATACAACCGCGAGGGACTGCCGCATTTGCAACTCTGGTAG